One stretch of Streptomyces sp. 135 DNA includes these proteins:
- a CDS encoding spore photoproduct lyase family protein → MDQSAAASTPGEPEQPALFGWADTAAARPANGSFRDSPEARRMLDVREVYAEPAALDSPRGQQIMARLPGVRVTEVAGHWRIPSLHGNDGNVERWVRIKTETLVLGVKHHLVTRPNGRSADWIAPGPSNGCAMACAYCYVPRRKGYANPITLFTNIEAIVAHVRRHVRAQGPKKEPNQCDPSSWVYDIGENGDCSVDALVCDNTADLISAFRGLPTAKASFATKFVNPDLLALDPQGRTRVRFSVMPPEDARLLDIRTSPVAERIAAAADFLDAGYEVHFNLSPVVLRPGWERDWADLLTRLDDVLPARVKEQAAAEIIMLTHNEALHEVNLGWHPRAEEALWQPDIQETKRSQNGALNVRYALDVKQDSLARLRRLLAEHTPWLRVRYAF, encoded by the coding sequence GTGGATCAGTCAGCGGCGGCGAGCACCCCGGGCGAACCGGAGCAGCCCGCCCTCTTCGGGTGGGCGGACACCGCCGCGGCGCGGCCCGCGAACGGGTCGTTCCGGGACAGCCCCGAGGCGCGGCGGATGCTTGACGTGCGAGAGGTCTACGCGGAGCCCGCGGCCCTCGACTCCCCGCGCGGGCAGCAGATCATGGCCCGGCTGCCGGGGGTGCGGGTGACCGAGGTCGCGGGCCACTGGCGTATCCCCTCCCTGCACGGGAACGACGGCAACGTCGAGCGGTGGGTCCGCATCAAGACCGAGACGCTCGTCCTCGGGGTCAAGCACCACCTCGTGACGCGCCCCAACGGCAGGTCGGCCGACTGGATCGCTCCGGGGCCCTCCAACGGATGCGCGATGGCCTGCGCCTACTGCTATGTCCCCCGGCGCAAGGGCTATGCCAATCCGATCACGCTGTTCACCAACATCGAGGCGATCGTCGCCCATGTGCGGCGCCACGTGCGGGCTCAGGGGCCCAAGAAGGAGCCCAACCAGTGCGACCCTTCGTCGTGGGTCTACGACATCGGCGAGAACGGCGACTGCTCCGTCGACGCCCTGGTCTGCGACAACACCGCGGACCTCATCAGCGCGTTCCGCGGCCTGCCGACCGCCAAGGCGTCCTTCGCGACCAAGTTCGTCAACCCGGACCTGCTCGCGCTCGACCCCCAGGGGCGCACCCGAGTGCGCTTCTCCGTCATGCCGCCCGAGGACGCCCGGCTCCTTGACATCCGCACCAGCCCGGTCGCCGAGCGGATCGCCGCGGCCGCCGACTTCCTCGACGCCGGCTACGAGGTCCACTTCAACCTCTCGCCCGTCGTCCTGCGCCCCGGCTGGGAGCGCGACTGGGCCGACCTGCTCACCCGCCTCGACGACGTCCTGCCCGCCCGGGTGAAGGAGCAGGCAGCCGCCGAGATCATCATGCTGACGCACAACGAGGCGCTCCACGAGGTCAACCTCGGATGGCATCCCCGTGCCGAGGAGGCGCTGTGGCAGCCGGACATCCAGGAGACCAAGCGCTCGCAGAACGGTGCCCTCAACGTGCGCTACGCCCTTGACGTCAAGCAGGACTCCCTGGCGCGCCTGCGGCGACTGCTCGCGGAGCACACGCCGTGGCTGCGCGTCAGGTACGCCTTCTGA
- a CDS encoding MarR family transcriptional regulator, whose product MTHFTDGVEDFNRFYIRLPRRRKLPFSTLSVLDALAFDGSPKRLAELSAGEQLSQPGLTQLVQRLERDGLVVRGGDPRDGRAVLVHITEEGRGIGVSRRRERIGQLMPLVALLPPEDRRALAKAIPALERLAQLGRESAGAAHAAAEQHLPAMHRGLTGKGATDMPRQRGRFPGS is encoded by the coding sequence GTGACTCACTTCACTGACGGAGTAGAGGACTTCAACCGTTTCTACATCCGTTTGCCACGGCGGCGGAAGCTGCCGTTCAGCACCCTGTCGGTCCTGGACGCCCTGGCCTTCGACGGCAGCCCGAAGCGCCTGGCCGAGCTCTCCGCGGGCGAACAGCTGAGCCAGCCCGGCCTCACCCAGCTCGTGCAGCGCCTGGAACGGGATGGCCTGGTGGTACGCGGCGGCGACCCGCGCGACGGCCGGGCCGTCCTCGTCCACATCACCGAGGAGGGCCGCGGCATCGGCGTCTCCCGCAGGCGCGAGCGGATCGGCCAACTCATGCCGCTCGTCGCGCTGTTGCCCCCGGAGGACCGCAGGGCGCTCGCCAAGGCGATCCCCGCGCTGGAGCGGCTGGCACAGCTGGGCAGGGAGAGCGCGGGCGCGGCTCACGCGGCGGCGGAACAGCACCTACCGGCGATGCACAGGGGGTTGACCGGAAAAGGCGCGACCGACATGCCTCGGCAGCGCGGGCGTTTCCCGGGGAGTTGA
- the gap gene encoding type I glyceraldehyde-3-phosphate dehydrogenase produces the protein MTVRVGINGFGRIGRNVFRAVAARNADLEIVAVNDLGDVPTMAHLLTYDSVLGRFPEEITAEPGAIRAGDRKVTVLAERDPAALPWGDLGVDVVIESTGIFTKAEKARAHLDGGAKKVIIAAPASDEDVTIVLGVNDDTYDPERHAIISNASCTTNCLGVLAKVLHDSVGIEYGMMTTVHAYTQDQNLQDAPHKDLRRARSAAVNVVPTSSGAAKAIGLVLPELQGRLDAFALRVPVPTGSVTDLTVTTSRRTTVEEINEAYAKAAAGAYKGLLSYTEAPIVSSDIVTDPASCIYDAGLTRVVGPQVKVVGWYDNEWGYSNRLIDLALKVGASL, from the coding sequence ATGACTGTTCGTGTAGGTATCAACGGCTTCGGCCGCATCGGGAGGAACGTCTTCCGGGCGGTTGCCGCCAGGAACGCGGACCTGGAGATCGTCGCGGTCAATGACCTGGGCGACGTGCCGACCATGGCCCACCTCCTGACCTACGACTCGGTCCTCGGCCGTTTCCCGGAAGAGATCACCGCCGAGCCCGGAGCGATCCGGGCCGGCGACCGCAAGGTCACCGTCCTCGCCGAGCGCGACCCGGCCGCGCTGCCCTGGGGCGACCTCGGTGTCGACGTGGTCATCGAGTCCACGGGCATCTTCACCAAGGCGGAGAAGGCGCGCGCGCACCTCGACGGCGGCGCCAAGAAGGTGATCATCGCCGCTCCCGCCAGCGACGAGGACGTCACGATCGTCCTCGGTGTCAACGACGACACGTACGACCCCGAGCGGCACGCGATCATCTCCAACGCCTCCTGCACCACCAACTGCCTCGGCGTCCTCGCCAAGGTGCTGCACGACAGCGTCGGCATCGAGTACGGGATGATGACCACGGTCCACGCCTACACCCAGGACCAGAACCTCCAGGACGCTCCCCACAAGGATCTGCGCCGCGCCCGCTCGGCGGCCGTCAACGTGGTGCCGACGTCCAGCGGCGCGGCCAAGGCCATCGGCCTGGTCCTGCCCGAACTCCAGGGCCGTCTCGACGCGTTCGCGCTGCGGGTCCCCGTGCCGACCGGATCGGTCACCGACCTGACGGTCACCACGAGCCGCCGCACCACCGTCGAGGAGATCAACGAGGCGTACGCGAAGGCCGCCGCCGGCGCGTACAAGGGGCTGCTCTCCTACACCGAGGCGCCGATCGTCAGCTCGGACATCGTCACCGACCCGGCCTCCTGTATCTACGACGCCGGTCTCACCCGCGTGGTCGGGCCGCAGGTCAAGGTCGTCGGCTGGTACGACAACGAGTGGGGCTACTCGAACCGCCTCATCGACCTGGCGCTGAAGGTCGGCGCCTCCCTCTGA
- a CDS encoding ATP-grasp domain-containing protein yields the protein MPLSDNLEGSAAVAVVVDGYSAGNFYPSAFAALGAEVLHVQSTAELMPTLSAPKLSEYVENVVWADGDLEALVRRLKPYHPVCVVAGQDGAVTLADQLGEALGVPSNGTLLSPARRDKYEMIEALRRAGVRCADQFKSEDPQAVVDWAVARGTYPVVVKPLSSAASDGVSICKDSEEVSRAAQAVLATPDIFGRRNREILVQSYLAGTEYIVDTVSCDGQRYTCGVWQYEKSLLPNGKNIYDRDILLDGQDSLVTDLTEYIDEVLAALDVRWGPAHAEVIVTPDGPTLVEIGTRLSGHIDSGFHDVCLGHDQAGLTALAYLRPDVFKEQYGRGTYTRLQPAAVYEAPTTATGTVSAVDERTVASIRSLGSVHHVTVKLKPGDRIVPTDSLLTSILRVHMTAPDERQLTADYERVRTLKDAVYRIAE from the coding sequence ATGCCTCTCTCCGACAACCTCGAAGGCAGCGCGGCCGTCGCTGTCGTCGTCGACGGCTATTCGGCCGGAAACTTCTACCCCAGTGCCTTCGCCGCTCTTGGTGCCGAGGTCCTTCACGTCCAGAGCACCGCGGAGCTCATGCCGACACTGAGCGCTCCGAAGCTCTCGGAGTACGTGGAGAACGTGGTGTGGGCCGATGGCGACCTGGAAGCCCTGGTGCGCCGGCTCAAGCCGTACCACCCCGTGTGTGTGGTGGCCGGCCAGGACGGAGCGGTCACCCTGGCCGACCAGCTGGGTGAGGCCCTCGGGGTACCTTCCAACGGCACGCTGTTGTCCCCGGCCCGCCGGGACAAGTACGAGATGATCGAAGCCCTGCGCCGGGCCGGCGTCCGCTGCGCCGATCAGTTCAAGAGCGAGGACCCGCAGGCCGTCGTGGACTGGGCCGTGGCGCGCGGCACCTATCCGGTGGTCGTCAAGCCCCTGAGTTCAGCGGCGTCCGACGGGGTGTCCATCTGCAAGGACAGCGAAGAGGTGTCGCGGGCCGCCCAGGCCGTACTCGCCACCCCCGACATCTTCGGGAGGCGGAACCGGGAGATCCTCGTCCAGTCCTATCTGGCGGGCACCGAATACATCGTGGACACGGTCAGCTGCGACGGGCAGCGGTACACCTGCGGCGTATGGCAGTACGAGAAGTCGTTGCTGCCCAACGGCAAGAACATCTACGACCGGGACATCCTGCTCGACGGCCAGGACTCTCTCGTCACCGACCTCACCGAATACATCGACGAGGTCCTCGCCGCCCTCGACGTCCGCTGGGGCCCGGCTCACGCGGAGGTCATCGTGACACCGGACGGCCCCACCCTGGTGGAGATCGGCACCCGGCTCAGCGGTCACATCGACTCCGGCTTCCACGACGTGTGTCTCGGCCACGACCAGGCGGGCCTGACCGCACTTGCCTACCTGCGACCGGACGTCTTCAAGGAACAGTACGGCCGTGGGACATACACCCGGCTTCAGCCTGCCGCCGTCTACGAAGCGCCCACGACGGCCACCGGCACAGTGAGCGCCGTCGACGAACGGACCGTCGCCTCGATCCGCTCATTGGGGAGCGTCCACCACGTCACCGTCAAACTGAAGCCCGGCGACCGGATCGTTCCCACCGACAGTCTGCTCACCAGCATATTGCGCGTTCACATGACGGCTCCGGACGAGCGCCAACTCACCGCGGACTACGAGAGGGTGCGCACTCTCAAGGACGCCGTCTACCGCATAGCCGAGTAG
- a CDS encoding alpha-hydroxy-acid oxidizing protein — MSHPSASQEPYAAYQNEIYLGGLSGVVPEYPMAFAELEERARHAMPDTVWSYVAGGAGDEHTQNANRAAFAHWGLVPRMLVGADRRDLSVDLFGLKLPSPLFMAPVGVLGICTRDGHGDLATARAAARTGVPMIASTLSADPLEEVAAEFGDTPGFFQLYTPTDRALAESLVQRAEKAGFAGIVVTLDTWIAGWRPRDLATSNFPQLRGHCLANYTSDPAFRALLPRGRTADPDPRDTALTWARIFGNPLTWDDLPWLRSLTTLPLILKGICHPDDVRRAKDLGVDGIYCSTHGGRQANGGLPALDALPAVVEAADGLPVLFDSGVRSGADVVKALALGATAVGVGRPYTYGLALGGTDGVVHVLRALLAEADLTMAVDGYPTLADLTPEALRHVCGGRGPLPPTGAAWPRPGQGGGVAATE; from the coding sequence GTGTCCCACCCCTCAGCATCACAAGAGCCGTACGCCGCCTACCAGAACGAGATATACCTCGGCGGACTCTCCGGCGTCGTCCCGGAATACCCCATGGCCTTCGCGGAACTGGAGGAGCGCGCCCGCCATGCCATGCCAGACACCGTGTGGTCGTACGTCGCCGGGGGAGCGGGCGACGAGCACACGCAGAACGCCAACCGCGCGGCCTTCGCGCACTGGGGCCTCGTCCCGCGCATGCTCGTCGGCGCGGACCGGCGCGACCTGTCCGTCGACCTCTTCGGGTTGAAGCTGCCCTCGCCGCTGTTCATGGCCCCGGTCGGCGTCCTGGGCATCTGCACCCGCGACGGCCACGGCGACCTGGCGACCGCCCGCGCCGCCGCCCGCACCGGCGTGCCCATGATCGCCTCGACCCTCTCCGCCGACCCCCTGGAGGAGGTGGCGGCCGAGTTCGGCGACACCCCCGGCTTCTTCCAGCTCTACACCCCCACGGACCGGGCGCTGGCGGAGAGCCTCGTCCAGCGCGCCGAGAAGGCCGGCTTCGCGGGCATCGTCGTCACGCTCGACACCTGGATCGCCGGCTGGCGCCCCCGCGACCTGGCCACCTCCAACTTCCCCCAGCTGCGCGGCCACTGCCTGGCCAACTACACCAGCGACCCCGCCTTCCGCGCCCTGCTGCCGCGCGGCCGCACGGCGGACCCCGACCCCAGGGACACGGCCCTCACCTGGGCCCGGATCTTCGGCAACCCGCTCACCTGGGACGACCTGCCCTGGCTGCGCTCGCTCACCACGCTGCCGCTCATCCTGAAGGGCATCTGCCATCCCGACGACGTCCGCCGCGCCAAGGACCTGGGCGTGGACGGCATCTACTGCTCCACCCACGGCGGCCGCCAGGCGAACGGCGGCCTCCCCGCCCTCGACGCGCTGCCCGCCGTCGTCGAGGCCGCCGACGGACTCCCCGTGCTCTTCGACTCCGGAGTGCGCTCCGGCGCCGACGTCGTCAAGGCCCTCGCACTCGGCGCCACGGCCGTGGGCGTCGGCCGCCCCTACACGTACGGCCTGGCCCTGGGCGGGACGGACGGCGTCGTCCACGTCCTGCGCGCACTGCTCGCCGAGGCGGACCTGACCATGGCGGTGGACGGCTATCCCACCCTCGCCGACCTCACCCCGGAGGCCCTGCGGCACGTGTGCGGCGGTCGGGGACCGCTGCCGCCCACCGGCGCCGCATGGCCTCGGCCCGGGCAGGGCGGGGGAGTGGCGGCGACCGAGTGA
- a CDS encoding FG-GAP and VCBS repeat-containing protein: MHNRHHRYRTAPALAVALAAGLLAAAPAQAAPTASPSGQSDVNGDGYGDLVTASEAAVSGASGAGAVVVNTGSSSGVSAGRTQIVTQNSSGVPGAAEKGDEFGAALATGDLNGDGYTDVVAGTPNEDVDGDADGGTVAVLWGSKSGLAGGTTLPDPAPAAHDLFGNRLAVGDFDGDGRPELAVGTSRDDVWIFDGVTRSGTAGHRELKTAIAPDGSDHYRSLAAGDFDGDGRDDLVVGGRYDEDGSFDGASLVYPGASGTYTALPDEAHAAATGDFDGDGRDDLLLGSPDDNSVITYAGTAEGLKASARRTLTQDSPGVPGADEPEDAFGEAVAVGDLNGDGYADAAVGAEFETIGSVANAGEVVVLRGSAEGLTGTGAEVVHQGTEGVPGANEAYDRFGSAVRLTDTNRDGRADLVVGAPMENTSNGALWSLRGSAGGVSASHGVSFSAAAAGLSKDPYTYFGRSMPTSAHGS, from the coding sequence ATGCACAACCGCCACCACCGCTACCGCACCGCCCCCGCCCTCGCCGTCGCTCTCGCCGCCGGGCTGCTCGCCGCGGCGCCCGCGCAGGCCGCGCCCACCGCTTCCCCCAGCGGACAGAGCGACGTGAACGGAGACGGGTACGGCGACCTCGTCACCGCCTCCGAAGCCGCCGTGTCGGGAGCCTCGGGCGCCGGTGCGGTCGTCGTGAACACCGGCTCGTCCAGTGGCGTCTCGGCAGGCCGGACCCAGATCGTCACGCAGAACTCGTCCGGCGTCCCCGGCGCCGCCGAGAAGGGCGACGAGTTCGGGGCGGCGCTCGCCACCGGTGACCTCAACGGAGACGGCTACACCGACGTGGTCGCAGGCACTCCGAACGAGGACGTCGACGGCGACGCGGACGGCGGCACCGTCGCCGTCCTGTGGGGGTCGAAGTCCGGGCTCGCCGGCGGTACGACGCTCCCCGACCCGGCACCCGCCGCGCACGACCTCTTCGGCAACCGCCTCGCCGTCGGCGACTTCGACGGTGACGGAAGGCCCGAGCTGGCCGTCGGCACCAGCCGCGACGACGTGTGGATCTTCGACGGCGTCACCAGGTCGGGCACCGCGGGCCACCGCGAGCTGAAGACCGCGATCGCCCCGGACGGCTCCGACCACTACCGCTCCCTGGCGGCCGGCGACTTCGACGGCGACGGCCGCGACGACCTCGTCGTAGGGGGACGCTACGACGAGGACGGCAGCTTCGACGGCGCCTCGCTCGTCTACCCGGGGGCTTCCGGCACCTACACCGCCCTGCCCGACGAGGCGCACGCCGCCGCCACGGGGGACTTCGACGGCGACGGCCGGGACGACCTGCTCCTCGGTTCCCCCGACGACAACAGCGTCATCACTTACGCCGGCACCGCCGAGGGCCTGAAGGCGTCCGCGCGGCGCACCCTCACCCAGGACAGCCCCGGTGTTCCGGGCGCCGACGAGCCCGAGGACGCCTTCGGCGAGGCGGTCGCGGTGGGCGACCTGAACGGCGACGGTTACGCCGACGCGGCCGTGGGCGCCGAGTTCGAGACCATCGGCTCGGTTGCCAACGCCGGCGAGGTCGTCGTCCTGCGCGGCTCGGCCGAGGGCCTCACCGGCACCGGCGCCGAGGTCGTGCACCAGGGGACCGAAGGCGTGCCGGGTGCGAACGAGGCGTACGACCGCTTCGGTTCCGCCGTGCGCCTGACGGACACCAACCGCGACGGCCGCGCCGACCTGGTCGTCGGCGCTCCCATGGAGAACACCAGCAACGGCGCGCTGTGGAGCCTGCGCGGCTCCGCCGGTGGCGTCAGCGCCTCGCACGGCGTCAGCTTCTCGGCGGCGGCCGCGGGGCTCTCCAAGGACCCGTACACGTACTTCGGCCGCTCCATGCCGACCAGCGCGCACGGTTCCTGA